The sequence TACTACTATTCCAATCTGGGCCTTTACGCAATTTCTTAGCATAGTCTATAAAAGTATCCTTATAAGAAGGATATGTTTTAAAATTCGATTTTTCAATTGTCCAACCTTTTTCTGTACTATATTCTTTAGAATATTTTGCAAAATAAGAATCTCCTGAGCCCGCTTTTATTCCAAATAAATTATAATTCGGTGCATAAGCAAGGATACTTGTTCCCCAAGCACTTTCTAAGGCGGCTTGAGCAATCATCACGGAAGCATACAGATCATATTCATTTGCTACTGATACTGCTTGTGAAGAAATAGCATTAATAAAAGCATCCGTTTTAGGAATAGCTCTAGATTTCATACTAAAAGTGCTGGTTGAATTTTTTTCTTGTTCCATCATTTCAATAGCTTTTTCTCTAGTTTCTTCTATTGAAAAATATTCTTCATCCGCTTCATCATTTAAATCCTCTTCACTCTCTAAAGAAGAGTCATCATTAGATTCATTTTCTTCAACTATATTATCATCATTTTTTGTTTCTTCAACATTATTGCTGTTTTCTTCTATGTAATCTTCTTCAACTACAGTTTCTGTATCTAGATCTTCTGTACTTTCTACTTGTTCTTTATTTGACAGTTCAGAATCTTCCTGTAACTCAACTTCACTTAACTCATTACTTTCTACATCCTCAGTTATCACACTATTGCTTTCTACTGCTGATACTCCAGTAGATAACACTATAGGACTCAACACAGTAACAATCATTGCTAAAGTAATAACCTTATGCATTGACTTTTTCAACACTTCCAAAAAATCCCTCCTTTAATATTAACATGCTATATAAATATACCTTTTATTTCTCGCCAAATCTAGCCGTTTACGTTTTTTTCATGAATAACATTTGCGTTATATGAACATAGTATGAACTTTTAAGTTGTTTTTCCTTTTGGTAAATAAAATTCCAGAACAAAATAACTTAGTACATCATAATGACAAATAACCCCTGCTATAATAAGTAGGGGTTATTTGTCATTATGATACACCCTTTTTAAAAGGCTTATTTTTTTTATCTCAAGTAGTTGCGGTTTTAAAAACTATTCTGCAGAAAAAATCGTCATTTTAGGTATGTGGCTATAAATATCTTGTATACCCTCTTCTTCTAAAAGTTTCACATAAATGTATTCCATCCATTTAAAATCTTCTTCCGAATCTATATCCAAGACCATATAATCTTGCATTTGGATAACGCCGCAATTTCCATTAAAAATATATTCATTTTCTTGCAGGAATTTTGGATCATATAGATACATAGAAGCGTTCATATCATAAATGGCCGGTGCTTGTTGTCGTGATGTAAACGTTGAAGCATTGACCAGTGAAACAGAGTTCCCCTCTTCTTTCACCATATTGAAGAAAGGATTGCGTCTCGATTCTACCACTGAAAAAACAACGTCTAATTCTGGGTGCTCTTTTTTCTTTTCAATCAATTTAAAGATGTCTTGAACGGTTCTAAGAGGCGACGTTAAATCTAAATCAATCACATAATCATATTCTTTTTGACGAATTTTCTTTGCTTGTAAATAGGTGTCTCGAATTACCGCCATTTTACTAGCAGTGTCTGTTGCGTGTTCTTTTTTACGATCGATTAATAAAACATCTGGGTAATCTTCAATTGTTTTTTGTAGCTCTTTGCTGTCAGTATTCAAAGCAACATCTATTTGGTGGCTAGATTGTTCTTTGAACAAATCCATAGCTGCTAAGGTGTAAGCAATTAAAGGAAAGCCATGAAAAGTCTTCAAGTTTTTAGCTGCTAAGCCTTTTGATCCGGCCCTTCCACAGATGGTAAATAAGATAGTCATTTATTTTGTCTCCTTGGCAATTTTTAATACTCTATTTGCATGGTCAATATTGTTATTATTTCCTTTATTCGTTAGTACTTGATCAATGAAATAAGTTAATTCTGCTAAATACATTTGATTCGGCTCTTCTGAAATTTCTTTGATTATGCCTAATTTGTTAGACGTTAATGTGTTTTTCAAAAAGTCGCACGTAATTAGATCATTTTCTGTAATGATTTCAATTTTTCGCTGCGGAACTTGTCCATAGTAATCCAAATGTACTTCAATGAATTTATCGGCATACTCCAATAAATAAAGCGCCGTATCGTTTGACTGGATGTCTAATTGCGATTTTTTTCCATACATAGCTTTCGATTCAATTGGGAAATCAAATAAATCAACAACGTAATCTAGTTCATGAATACAATCCAATTCGATCCCTCCACCCAAATTCGGGTCAGCAGAATAGCTTTTTGTATAATCATCTTGACGCCAATCCGGGAGATAAGTCGAACAAATAACGCGACCATTGTATACCGTTTCGTTAACCAGCAGCTTTTTCAACTCTAACATAATTCCTTTATACCGCAAAGGCGCAGCAATGTAATAAGCTTCTTTGTTTTCAATAAAAGCATTAATATCATAAGCTTTTTCGAAAATAGGTTTCTCCACAAAGAAATGCTTTGCCTTGTCTTTAATCATATGAAGAGTCTCTAAATGAAGAGCCGTTGGATTCGTGATAAAGGCAACATCGTAATCATCAGCAATCGCACTTGTTTCATAAATCATCTGAATATCTGTGGGTGTCTCATGTTCTGCTTTTCTTGATCGATAAGCAGATACCTCTAATGGAATGCCTTTTTCTTTACAGATTGATTGCAAGTTTCGGTAATGCTTTTGTCCGATAGAACCCAGCCCAAAGAAAATCACTTTCATGATAAATCCCCCTCAAACTGATTGATCAGTTCAATGATAGCTTGATCTTTCTTAAACGAATACATGGTTGTCGTGATTTCACCTTTTAAAAGTGCAACATATTCTTTTATTTCTTCCAGATAAGCATCTTCAATAATGGTTTTGGAATAACTTTGATTGTCCATATAACCAGTATACAAATCTTTTTTAACCATCTCTTTAGCTGCTTCATCCCATTGATACAAACCATCTGGCGAACCGTCCCACGAAATTTGTGTTTGTTCTCCAATGATATCTAAATCCCGTTTTGCAACACGAGACAAAATATTCACATTTAATGTGCCAACTATGCCTGAAGTGTGTTTGACTACTAAGGCATAATTATCTGGATAATCTATTTCCAAGGAACTGATTTTTTGTTTTTGAAGCTCAAAGGATTCAATCTCCCCAAAAACTTTTGAGATCCATGGAAGCTCAATGGCAAAAATCTCACGGCAGCCATTTGTTTGTTTATTGGCTACAAAAAAGTCTTTATAAGACTCCCAAGGATGCCAATCAGGCAAGTATTGTCCTACATGATAACGATACGTTACTTTTGGATCTTGCTTGACTGCTTTTTCAAATAATTTTATTTCACGGCGATGTAGAAAAGTAGACGAAAGGTACAAATGCAAATTCTTTTCTTCCGCTAATTGCATCGCTTCTTCATAATAATGATTTAACAGATTAATTTCCGTAAAAACATGCAAGTTCTTGTTTAAGGCCTCTAAAATAATGCTTTCATGACTGATTGGAGAAGTACAGATACAAACAGCTTCTATTTGTACTTCTCTAACTGCTTCTTGTAAACTTTCATAAGTTTGAATCTTAAAAAGGCCGCTCACTTCTTCTTGCCGGTCTTTGCGAGAATCTACTCCGACTAAGGTTATTTCAGGAAAAAATTCCGTCAGCAAACGAAGTCGTCGTTTACCCATTGAACCTAAACCAATGACACCTATTTTCATACTGCAGCCTCCTCTTCTTAAAATAATTTATTTTCTTTTTCTAATTTTTTGTACGATAAAGTACAATACAGCCAGCAAAAAGGCTACCATCAGATAACGCAATATTATATAGTCTGTTAAGAAAAACATTACGAACGATAATGCTACTACAACGGTTGTTACAGTAACAATCATTTTAGTATCAAATAGTTGTTTTCCTATTAATTTTTTCGCTAAGAAATAATGAAAAATAAACAGGAAAAAATACGCAACGACTGTTGTATAACCAGCAGCAATATAACCATAGATTGGAATAAAAATAATGTTTAGCACAATATTTATTACAGCACTGGCGATTGTCCCCATAGCAATGTAAGTTGTCTTTTTCTCAAAAAACTCAACGTTTACAGGTAGGCTATACAAGAACTGAAAATAATACCCTAAAAGAACCGGAATAATCAGTGGAATACCGACTAGATATTCAGCAGGAGCCATTATTTTAGCTATATCGATCAATAACAACATACTAACTAACGTAACTGCTCCAAATAATATCATATAATAATTCGATGTTTTTTTGATTTTTGCGTAATCTTTTTTCTCCATCTCGCCATAAAACCATGGGACCCAAGCATTGTTGGTTGACGCCCAAACAACACTCAAGACTACACCTAAGTTATAAATATAGGAATAAATCCCTGCATCAAACGACCCAGAGTAAGTGTTAACCATAATACGGTCGAACTGACTTAGAAGGACATTGGATAGAGAATGCGGTATAAGCGGTAAAGCAATTTTCAACGAAAATTTCCAGTACTCCATATTAATCAGTTTTTTTCCTTTGAACATTATTGCGAAGTAAATGAGCAAACCTATTAAAACGAATGCTCCAGAACTCCCGACAACTCTGCCTATGTAACGATCCTTTTCAAACAATGTAAAGATCATCACTAGAGACAAACCTATGTTTAAAACAGTACTCAAAATTGATAATAGTAAGAATTTAAAGTATTGTACATTTATTGTAAAATAAGCGGATAAAAAGTTAATTAAAAAATTTCCATAACTTTGAAAAATCATTAAATTGAAAATTATCTGCGATAGTTCAAAGAAACTATTTTTGAAAAAAAAGTATCCATTTCCTATGATAAGAAATGCTGCAAAACTTAATGTAGACAAAAATAATGTAGAAGACATAAATCCTTTTATGTCTTCTTTGAATTCAAAATTCGCATTATTTATTGCACCGTTTAAACTTAATCCTACAAAAAGAGAAAATATAGACGCAATTGCAGTATAGTTGTTTACTAATCCATATTCTTCAACCGTCATGATGTTGGTAAACAGCGGTATAGTAATAAACGTAATTCCTTTTATAAAGAAATTGCCTATAGTGTACCAAAAACTTGATTTCACCAAGCTAGATGATTTCAATTTTTCTATTAATGCCATGGTTACTCTCCTTTTAATATTGATTTAAGTTCTTTTTTATTTTTTGGCATAAGCACATTTCGATAGCCTATCGACTGATATCTTTCATAAAATTCAGATACACCTGTCAATACCTTTTGAGTTCGTTCATCTTCAGTAGAAAATTCTCTGTCATTTCTGACCATTTCTGCAAGAAGTATAACTTCATTTTCTAAGCCAAATATCATACGAGGTGTAAAGGATGCTGTCGAAATACAACTGACAATAACTGTATTCCGTAAATCATACGCTAAAAAACATAACTCCAATGGTAAATCCGTTTTGAATATTTGAGCATCCTTTCCATACCTTTCAGTATCAGTACGTGGATGTAATTTGACTGAGAAGTTTTTATTTACTCCATACTCTTTGATAAGTTTCAAAATATTATTTTCATTTATTTGATAATTATCTTTTTCAAGAGGTTGATCTAAAAATAATAATGTATTGACCATTTTTTCTTCTTTTTCAGGCAAACCAAAGATTCTTTTTAATTGTTCGTATAAAACTCCATCTTTTTTTATGACTGGTAATCGATTCAACTGAAAAGACTGATCAATATTAGTAAGTTTAGGTTCGTATAAATAATAATCCGTTATTTCTGCTAAAAACATGCTATGCGGATTAATGAGATTCATGATTTTCCTTCTAATTGCTGATGTATTTAGCAACGTAACATTTAAATATGTTGCTAAACCATCTTCAATGTATTTCAATTCAACATTGGGATTATTTTTTTTAGCTTGACCATACAAAATCTTTAAAAAATAATTGCCGCCTTGAGTGAAAATAATATCATAATCAATTTCTTTGTCTAATGTTAGCATGTGATTAATGTTTAACAGCACATTCAATTTGCTGATAACTTTATTTCCTATTTTTTTATGATCCACTAAATAAACGTTTTGAAAATTTCCTTCTTTTAATATGTTTTGATAGACTTGCTGTGCACCATTAAATTCATCATAAACGTATAAATCAGCTTCGGTATCAGCATAATAGGTTAATTTGGTATTAAGAATATTAATGACATGCAGAGGCGTCCATGCTATAAAAGCGATCACTTTTCAATCACTCCATCAGTAAACATTTTTTCTTTTCTAAAATGCTGCAACAAGCCTAGATAATACCAGAAGACAATAGCTACAACATCTTTTACTTTAAAAATAATATGGCTTTCAACAAGATCTTCTGCAAACAACGCTACAATTAGGAAGATCATAATGGCTACAAT is a genomic window of Carnobacterium sp. CP1 containing:
- a CDS encoding acylneuraminate cytidylyltransferase family protein, whose protein sequence is MTILFTICGRAGSKGLAAKNLKTFHGFPLIAYTLAAMDLFKEQSSHQIDVALNTDSKELQKTIEDYPDVLLIDRKKEHATDTASKMAVIRDTYLQAKKIRQKEYDYVIDLDLTSPLRTVQDIFKLIEKKKEHPELDVVFSVVESRRNPFFNMVKEEGNSVSLVNASTFTSRQQAPAIYDMNASMYLYDPKFLQENEYIFNGNCGVIQMQDYMVLDIDSEEDFKWMEYIYVKLLEEEGIQDIYSHIPKMTIFSAE
- a CDS encoding Gfo/Idh/MocA family oxidoreductase, with the protein product MKVIFFGLGSIGQKHYRNLQSICKEKGIPLEVSAYRSRKAEHETPTDIQMIYETSAIADDYDVAFITNPTALHLETLHMIKDKAKHFFVEKPIFEKAYDINAFIENKEAYYIAAPLRYKGIMLELKKLLVNETVYNGRVICSTYLPDWRQDDYTKSYSADPNLGGGIELDCIHELDYVVDLFDFPIESKAMYGKKSQLDIQSNDTALYLLEYADKFIEVHLDYYGQVPQRKIEIITENDLITCDFLKNTLTSNKLGIIKEISEEPNQMYLAELTYFIDQVLTNKGNNNNIDHANRVLKIAKETK
- a CDS encoding Gfo/Idh/MocA family protein → MKIGVIGLGSMGKRRLRLLTEFFPEITLVGVDSRKDRQEEVSGLFKIQTYESLQEAVREVQIEAVCICTSPISHESIILEALNKNLHVFTEINLLNHYYEEAMQLAEEKNLHLYLSSTFLHRREIKLFEKAVKQDPKVTYRYHVGQYLPDWHPWESYKDFFVANKQTNGCREIFAIELPWISKVFGEIESFELQKQKISSLEIDYPDNYALVVKHTSGIVGTLNVNILSRVAKRDLDIIGEQTQISWDGSPDGLYQWDEAAKEMVKKDLYTGYMDNQSYSKTIIEDAYLEEIKEYVALLKGEITTTMYSFKKDQAIIELINQFEGDLS
- a CDS encoding oligosaccharide flippase family protein produces the protein MALIEKLKSSSLVKSSFWYTIGNFFIKGITFITIPLFTNIMTVEEYGLVNNYTAIASIFSLFVGLSLNGAINNANFEFKEDIKGFMSSTLFLSTLSFAAFLIIGNGYFFFKNSFFELSQIIFNLMIFQSYGNFLINFLSAYFTINVQYFKFLLLSILSTVLNIGLSLVMIFTLFEKDRYIGRVVGSSGAFVLIGLLIYFAIMFKGKKLINMEYWKFSLKIALPLIPHSLSNVLLSQFDRIMVNTYSGSFDAGIYSYIYNLGVVLSVVWASTNNAWVPWFYGEMEKKDYAKIKKTSNYYMILFGAVTLVSMLLLIDIAKIMAPAEYLVGIPLIIPVLLGYYFQFLYSLPVNVEFFEKKTTYIAMGTIASAVINIVLNIIFIPIYGYIAAGYTTVVAYFFLFIFHYFLAKKLIGKQLFDTKMIVTVTTVVVALSFVMFFLTDYIILRYLMVAFLLAVLYFIVQKIRKRK
- a CDS encoding polysialyltransferase family glycosyltransferase; the encoded protein is MIAFIAWTPLHVINILNTKLTYYADTEADLYVYDEFNGAQQVYQNILKEGNFQNVYLVDHKKIGNKVISKLNVLLNINHMLTLDKEIDYDIIFTQGGNYFLKILYGQAKKNNPNVELKYIEDGLATYLNVTLLNTSAIRRKIMNLINPHSMFLAEITDYYLYEPKLTNIDQSFQLNRLPVIKKDGVLYEQLKRIFGLPEKEEKMVNTLLFLDQPLEKDNYQINENNILKLIKEYGVNKNFSVKLHPRTDTERYGKDAQIFKTDLPLELCFLAYDLRNTVIVSCISTASFTPRMIFGLENEVILLAEMVRNDREFSTEDERTQKVLTGVSEFYERYQSIGYRNVLMPKNKKELKSILKGE